A window of Clostridium sp. Marseille-P299 contains these coding sequences:
- a CDS encoding carbohydrate ABC transporter permease: MSLAKSAVHNEEINRGPSSGVGKIKIGDIIIMLILVILCSTCIIPFIHIGAKSVSSNTEVLSKSVYLFPKGFTLEAYKAIFRDGQLTHAMLYTIFVTAIFTVLGMVVTIFAAYPLTKKRLKGRNFFSFILLFTMYFSAGLIPEYLLMKDLKLLDTMWVLIFPLIFSPYNMLIMKSFLQANIPDSLEESAFIDGASNFQILIKIVLPLSKAIIATLSLFYAVGRWNAYADSKYYITTKKLQHIQYLLSNMILSSSEPVSIAEGAQVVSTPEVLQAAAIMFVTLPIICLYPFAQKYFVKGTMIGAVKG, encoded by the coding sequence ATGAGTTTAGCAAAAAGTGCAGTACATAATGAAGAAATTAATCGTGGGCCTTCCTCTGGGGTTGGCAAGATAAAGATTGGCGATATTATTATCATGTTAATTTTAGTTATTCTTTGTTCAACTTGTATTATTCCATTTATACATATTGGAGCAAAGTCAGTAAGTAGTAATACAGAAGTTTTATCAAAAAGTGTTTATTTATTTCCAAAAGGATTTACCTTAGAAGCTTATAAAGCAATTTTTAGAGATGGTCAATTAACCCATGCCATGTTATATACGATTTTTGTAACTGCTATTTTCACTGTACTTGGTATGGTAGTTACCATATTCGCGGCATATCCACTTACCAAAAAGAGATTAAAGGGCCGTAACTTTTTCTCCTTTATCTTACTCTTTACGATGTATTTTAGTGCAGGATTAATTCCAGAATACTTACTTATGAAGGATTTAAAATTGCTAGATACAATGTGGGTGTTGATTTTTCCATTGATATTTTCGCCATATAATATGTTGATTATGAAGAGCTTTTTACAAGCAAATATTCCAGATAGTTTGGAGGAATCAGCATTTATTGATGGGGCATCAAATTTCCAAATTTTAATTAAAATAGTTCTTCCACTTTCAAAAGCTATTATTGCAACCTTGTCTTTATTCTATGCAGTAGGAAGATGGAATGCATATGCCGATTCAAAATATTACATAACTACAAAAAAACTACAGCACATTCAATATTTGTTAAGTAATATGATTTTATCTTCTTCAGAACCTGTTAGTATTGCGGAAGGTGCACAGGTAGTAAGTACACCAGAAGTTTTACAAGCAGCAGCAATTATGTTTGTTACTTTACCGATTATCTGTCTTTATCCTTTTGCTCAAAAGTACTTTGTAAAAGGAACTATGATTGGAGCAGTGAAAGGTTGA
- a CDS encoding ABC transporter permease: MREGTTLTKTKKTMLPAKKESNSSNQKLPTRKKGLLHYIKRDWQLYLLLLIPIICVIVFKYAAYPGLRMAFMNYKPAKGYDGSEWVGFETFRKVFADADFLKALKNSLIFNFLDLLIGFPMPIILALLLNELRYPRFKKVSQTILYLPHFLSWVIVASVAFTLFKPETGLVNILLQKAGLIEQGIPFLTEKWHWAVSYLLIGVWQGMGWGTIIYLAAITSISSELYEAATVDGANRWQKMKSITLPGIKGTTITLLIMNLGRIMGSNFERLNAFDNVGVKDFQYQLAVYVYEKGLSGGNFSRATAVGLFQSLVGLALVLFADKIAKTLGEDGLI; this comes from the coding sequence ATGAGAGAAGGAACGACGTTAACAAAAACGAAAAAAACTATGTTGCCAGCTAAGAAAGAGTCAAATTCTTCAAATCAAAAGCTACCAACAAGAAAAAAAGGGTTGTTGCACTATATAAAAAGAGATTGGCAACTGTACTTGTTGCTATTGATTCCAATAATATGTGTTATTGTTTTTAAATATGCAGCGTATCCAGGATTGCGAATGGCTTTCATGAATTACAAACCAGCCAAAGGGTATGATGGAAGTGAATGGGTAGGTTTCGAAACATTTAGGAAAGTTTTTGCTGATGCTGACTTTTTAAAAGCACTAAAAAATTCTTTGATATTTAACTTTTTAGATTTATTAATAGGATTTCCAATGCCGATTATATTGGCATTATTATTAAATGAATTACGTTACCCACGATTTAAAAAGGTAAGTCAGACAATTTTATATTTACCACATTTCTTATCTTGGGTAATCGTTGCGAGTGTTGCATTCACATTATTTAAACCTGAAACTGGTCTTGTAAATATTTTATTACAAAAAGCAGGACTCATTGAACAGGGAATTCCATTCCTTACAGAAAAATGGCATTGGGCAGTAAGTTATTTGTTAATTGGTGTTTGGCAAGGTATGGGATGGGGAACAATTATTTACCTAGCAGCAATTACTAGTATTAGTAGTGAATTATATGAAGCTGCCACAGTTGATGGTGCAAATCGCTGGCAAAAGATGAAGAGTATAACCCTTCCTGGTATCAAAGGTACTACAATCACCTTACTGATTATGAATTTGGGAAGAATTATGGGAAGTAACTTTGAACGTCTAAATGCTTTTGACAATGTAGGCGTTAAAGATTTTCAATATCAGTTAGCGGTTTATGTATATGAAAAGGGTCTTAGTGGTGGTAACTTTAGTCGTGCAACAGCAGTAGGTCTTTTTCAGTCGCTAGTTGGGTTAGCATTGGTTCTATTTGCAGATAAAATTGCAAAAACCCTTGGCGAAGATGGATTAATTTAA
- a CDS encoding extracellular solute-binding protein: MRKMKKLFSLVMISAMVVGSLAACGKKDEQTGSGDVTKEPTAGVTAGANEDTGKEPETAVAGIEGWTPFESKVHITVPVYDRSKEGYPAVDDNYWTKWVQKEFGDKYNIEVEYVAIPRTDVMTKYQMLIAADQTPTILMEYDYPKVAQWANDGAMQEINLDEFAQVAPTYYQKMVDNNQLGYTDINGKTYFALSERPYYNTTYTFATFVRKDWLDAVGMEVPTSYAEYTKAIDAIVAAGLTDQAPTGLSLPTSAYVANFGFRDFPVNEEEWAMHSSLGTASLSWEPTYQLLKRQNSEYNKGYFSTEYDLDADALQMKSDFINGKIFSYGGYMSANVDWLTAFYEKNPDAELALASNYGGVEEGVMDHPQIRADNPFGMIVGFSSLADEDQLKAAWMYMEWMSQEDVLFTLENGIEGVTYTLDENGLPVVNGDYRGDEMLNHNMNIDMTCIVHASKTIGTIEDSIAAISPKGLPQDFTQALIDNYYELKEIADNGWAYSDPVFAVALESESEYTATLLSLYKEYSVRLTKCKPEEFDALYKELSDAYLKAGYQEIIDERLQAYKDGNTTTLVK, encoded by the coding sequence ATGAGGAAAATGAAGAAACTTTTTTCACTAGTTATGATTAGTGCAATGGTAGTTGGATCACTTGCTGCGTGTGGTAAAAAAGATGAGCAAACTGGCAGTGGTGATGTTACAAAAGAGCCTACTGCAGGTGTAACTGCTGGGGCGAACGAAGATACAGGAAAAGAACCTGAAACTGCAGTTGCGGGTATCGAAGGATGGACACCATTTGAAAGTAAAGTACACATAACTGTTCCTGTTTATGACAGATCCAAAGAAGGGTATCCTGCAGTAGATGATAACTACTGGACAAAATGGGTACAAAAAGAATTTGGCGATAAATATAATATTGAAGTTGAATATGTTGCAATTCCAAGAACAGATGTAATGACAAAATATCAGATGTTAATTGCAGCGGATCAAACACCAACAATTTTAATGGAATATGATTATCCTAAAGTTGCACAATGGGCAAATGACGGTGCAATGCAAGAAATTAATTTAGATGAATTTGCACAGGTTGCACCAACTTATTATCAAAAGATGGTTGATAATAATCAATTGGGATATACAGATATTAATGGCAAAACATACTTTGCTTTATCTGAAAGACCTTACTATAACACTACATATACATTTGCAACATTTGTTCGTAAAGATTGGTTAGATGCGGTAGGAATGGAAGTTCCTACAAGCTATGCAGAATATACAAAAGCTATTGATGCAATTGTTGCAGCTGGATTAACAGATCAAGCACCAACTGGACTTTCTCTTCCAACATCAGCTTATGTGGCAAATTTCGGATTTAGAGATTTCCCAGTAAATGAAGAAGAATGGGCAATGCATTCAAGTCTTGGAACCGCTTCTTTATCATGGGAGCCAACATATCAGTTATTAAAGAGACAGAATTCAGAATATAACAAAGGATATTTTTCCACAGAATATGATCTAGATGCAGATGCACTTCAGATGAAATCAGATTTTATTAATGGAAAGATCTTTAGTTACGGTGGATATATGTCAGCAAATGTTGACTGGTTAACTGCATTCTATGAGAAGAATCCAGATGCTGAACTTGCTCTTGCTAGTAACTATGGGGGAGTTGAAGAAGGCGTAATGGATCATCCTCAGATTCGTGCAGATAACCCATTTGGTATGATCGTTGGATTTAGTTCTTTAGCTGATGAAGATCAATTAAAAGCAGCTTGGATGTACATGGAATGGATGTCTCAAGAAGATGTTTTATTTACATTAGAAAATGGTATTGAAGGCGTTACTTATACATTAGATGAAAATGGTCTTCCAGTTGTTAATGGTGATTATAGAGGAGATGAAATGCTTAATCACAATATGAACATCGATATGACTTGTATCGTTCATGCATCTAAGACAATTGGAACAATTGAGGATAGTATTGCAGCAATTTCTCCAAAGGGATTGCCACAAGACTTTACACAAGCTTTAATTGATAACTACTATGAGTTAAAAGAAATTGCAGATAATGGTTGGGCTTATTCTGATCCAGTATTTGCAGTGGCACTTGAAAGTGAAAGTGAATACACAGCAACATTATTAAGTTTATACAAAGAATATAGTGTTCGTTTAACTAAGTGTAAACCAGAAGAGTTTGATGCATTATACAAAGAACTTAGTGATGCATACTTAAAAGCTGGATATCAAGAAATTATTGATGAAAGATTACAAGCTTATAAAGACGGTAATACTACAACACTTGTAAAATAA
- a CDS encoding glycoside hydrolase family 88/105 protein, with the protein MLKLTFDKKELEDVVDKIVRRTMKMDMVWDWPCGVAYYGICEAYEVTKNEEYLTLLKDRVDELIELGLPKWTVNTCAMGHSLITLYEATNDEKYWDIVMSKVDYLRNKALRFGDNVLQHTVSAKNDFPEQAWADTLFMAAFFLLRVGIKLNDKEIIDDALNQYYWHIKYLQDKATGFWYHGYNNINKDHMSGFYWGRANAWATYTMSQVGKRLPECYLYPKYMDIAGSLSEQLAALKLVQTEDGLWRTLLDDEESYEEISASAGIAAGMLTCGNPLHSKYINKAISGVLKNISEDGRVLNVSGGTAVMKDRDGYRNISRDWIQGWGQGLALAFFAAALNYESFVRDGAL; encoded by the coding sequence ATGTTAAAATTGACATTTGATAAAAAAGAGCTGGAAGACGTTGTTGACAAAATAGTAAGAAGAACAATGAAAATGGACATGGTTTGGGACTGGCCGTGCGGAGTAGCTTATTATGGTATATGCGAAGCGTATGAAGTAACCAAAAACGAAGAATATTTAACTTTATTAAAAGATAGAGTTGATGAACTTATAGAATTAGGCTTACCAAAATGGACGGTAAATACATGTGCTATGGGGCATAGCCTTATCACTTTATATGAAGCTACGAATGATGAAAAGTACTGGGATATCGTAATGAGTAAGGTAGATTATTTAAGAAATAAAGCGTTGCGTTTTGGGGATAATGTGTTGCAACATACAGTTTCTGCAAAGAATGATTTTCCAGAACAAGCATGGGCGGATACCTTATTTATGGCGGCGTTTTTCCTACTTAGAGTTGGTATTAAACTTAATGATAAAGAAATCATTGATGATGCACTGAATCAATATTATTGGCATATCAAATACTTACAAGATAAAGCAACTGGTTTTTGGTATCATGGATACAATAATATAAACAAAGATCATATGTCAGGATTCTATTGGGGAAGAGCCAATGCTTGGGCAACTTATACAATGTCACAAGTAGGTAAAAGATTACCAGAATGCTATCTTTACCCAAAATATATGGATATTGCAGGTTCTTTAAGTGAACAATTAGCTGCATTAAAATTAGTTCAAACGGAAGATGGACTATGGAGAACTTTACTAGATGATGAAGAATCCTATGAAGAAATTTCTGCATCTGCTGGAATTGCTGCAGGAATGCTTACCTGTGGAAACCCATTACATAGTAAGTACATCAATAAAGCTATTTCAGGTGTCTTAAAAAATATTAGCGAAGATGGAAGAGTCTTAAATGTATCAGGTGGAACAGCAGTAATGAAAGATAGAGATGGTTATAGAAATATTTCAAGAGATTGGATTCAAGGTTGGGGACAGGGTCTTGCTTTAGCATTTTTTGCGGCTGCACTTAATTACGAGAGTTTTGTTCGTGATGGAGCCCTATAA
- the gnpA gene encoding 1,3-beta-galactosyl-N-acetylhexosamine phosphorylase encodes MTKNVTKGSFTLPGESGYEELTLKLAEKWGADVIRDSDGTVLSDEILNAGYGIYSTICIIRDHNTWAKDNMDKLQQTFLMTSPKIASETTLTISLMDDFFKEQFKINDSVDSLKYWQVYDRTTGMEVAREQWNYQKESESVVIENICLWHKYTVSFMAYRIWEEISMYNHTTNHWDKEHLMQIDPMHVKTQEYMLDWMENWCKAHPDTTVVRFTSMFYNFVWIWGSSERNRHLFSDWGSYDFTVSPLALDKFKEKYGYQMTAEDFINQGKLNVTHMVANKKKLDWMEFINDFVITFGKKLIDITHKYNKLAYVFYDDSWVGIEPYNDRFKEFGFDGLIKCVFSGYEARLCAGVDVATHELRLHPYLFPVGLGGLPTFMEGGDPTLEAKKFWNSIRRALLRVPIDRIGLGGYLHLVEPYPDFCDYIEKVADEFRLIKEFHKAGHPLTVKSKVAVLHSWGKLRSWTLSGHFHETYMHDLIHINEALSGLPVDVSFISFEDLKQGALNDIDIVINAGYAGSAWSGGDYWKDDEVVEILTKWVYEGGTFLGVNEPSAVEGYDTYFRMAHILGIDKDTGARVCHGKWKYDTTKIEGLIPNNSFVKGKENLYLTDGLAAVLADENGIPTMTINSYGSGKGIYLSSYELSLENTRLLFNLILYVGGTLLSSKYVTSNPYTECAYYPNSQTLVVINNSDEKQVTEIETDFGRKSIVLEAYDTSIVELE; translated from the coding sequence ATGACTAAAAACGTGACAAAAGGGAGCTTTACCTTACCTGGTGAATCTGGGTATGAAGAACTGACCCTCAAATTGGCAGAAAAATGGGGAGCAGACGTGATTCGTGATAGCGATGGAACAGTTTTATCAGACGAGATTTTAAATGCTGGTTATGGTATCTACTCTACTATTTGTATTATACGTGATCATAATACCTGGGCAAAAGATAATATGGATAAGCTTCAGCAGACCTTTCTTATGACTTCACCTAAAATTGCTTCAGAGACGACTTTAACAATCTCTTTAATGGATGATTTTTTTAAAGAACAATTTAAGATAAATGATTCTGTAGATTCTTTAAAATACTGGCAGGTATATGATCGTACAACTGGTATGGAAGTAGCTAGAGAACAGTGGAATTATCAAAAAGAGTCAGAAAGTGTTGTTATAGAAAATATTTGTTTATGGCATAAGTATACTGTAAGTTTTATGGCTTATCGTATTTGGGAAGAAATTTCGATGTACAATCATACGACGAATCATTGGGACAAAGAACATCTTATGCAAATTGACCCAATGCATGTAAAAACGCAGGAATATATGCTAGATTGGATGGAGAATTGGTGTAAGGCTCATCCAGATACAACAGTAGTTCGTTTTACATCAATGTTTTATAATTTTGTTTGGATATGGGGTAGCAGTGAGAGAAATAGACATCTCTTTTCAGATTGGGGGTCTTACGATTTTACAGTAAGCCCATTAGCACTTGATAAGTTTAAAGAAAAGTATGGGTACCAAATGACAGCAGAGGATTTTATCAATCAAGGTAAGTTAAATGTTACTCACATGGTAGCGAATAAGAAAAAGCTTGATTGGATGGAATTCATTAATGATTTTGTCATTACATTTGGTAAAAAGTTAATTGATATAACGCATAAGTACAATAAATTGGCTTATGTATTTTATGATGACAGTTGGGTTGGTATTGAACCATATAATGATAGATTTAAAGAATTTGGATTTGATGGCTTAATTAAATGTGTTTTTTCAGGATATGAGGCTAGGTTATGTGCGGGGGTTGACGTAGCTACACATGAATTAAGATTACATCCATATTTATTCCCGGTTGGGCTTGGTGGGCTTCCTACATTTATGGAAGGCGGAGACCCAACACTAGAAGCGAAAAAGTTTTGGAATAGCATACGCAGAGCATTGCTTCGAGTACCGATTGATCGAATTGGTCTAGGTGGTTATTTACATTTGGTAGAGCCATATCCAGACTTTTGCGATTATATTGAAAAGGTAGCAGATGAATTTCGTTTGATTAAGGAATTTCATAAAGCGGGTCATCCTCTTACAGTCAAATCTAAGGTAGCAGTTTTACATAGTTGGGGTAAATTAAGATCGTGGACCTTGTCCGGGCATTTTCATGAAACCTATATGCATGATTTAATTCATATCAATGAAGCTTTATCTGGCCTTCCGGTAGATGTATCTTTCATTAGTTTTGAAGATTTAAAACAGGGAGCACTTAATGACATTGATATTGTAATTAATGCAGGATATGCGGGCTCTGCATGGAGTGGCGGAGATTATTGGAAAGATGATGAGGTTGTTGAAATCCTTACAAAATGGGTTTACGAAGGTGGAACTTTCCTTGGTGTAAATGAACCATCTGCTGTGGAAGGATATGATACTTATTTTAGAATGGCTCATATTCTTGGAATTGATAAAGATACTGGGGCAAGGGTTTGCCATGGAAAATGGAAGTATGATACCACGAAGATAGAAGGACTTATTCCAAATAATTCATTTGTTAAGGGAAAAGAAAATTTATATTTAACGGATGGTCTAGCAGCAGTACTTGCGGATGAAAATGGAATTCCAACCATGACAATAAATTCCTATGGAAGTGGTAAAGGTATTTATTTATCTTCTTATGAATTGAGTTTGGAGAATACTAGATTGTTATTTAATTTAATCTTATACGTAGGAGGTACTCTCCTATCCAGTAAGTATGTTACAAGTAATCCATATACAGAATGTGCTTATTATCCGAACAGTCAGACATTGGTTGTTATTAATAACAGTGATGAAAAACAAGTAACAGAGATTGAGACAGACTTTGGAAGAAAATCAATTGTTTTGGAGGCATATGATACAAGTATTGTTGAATTGGAATAA